CACCGCCAGTCCAGAACGCTGATTCGGAACCCCCCTGGCAGGCGGGCGGAATTTCTCACCTAATTTACTTGATGGTCTTCCCGGCGGAGCCGAGCTGCTGCGCGGCTTCCACCACGCGGGCGGCCAGGCCCTTTTCGGCCGCGGCCCCCCAGACGCGGGGATCGTAGGTCTTCTTGTTGCCGACGTCGCCATCCACCTTCAGGACGCCGTCGTAGTTGGCGAACATGTGCCCGGCCACGGGGCGGGTGTACGCGTACTGGGTGTCCGTGTCGATGTTCATCTTGATGACACCGTAGGAAACGGCGTCAGCGATTTCCTGCGCGGAGGAGCCCGAGCCGCCGTGGAACACGAGGTCGAACGGGTTTTCCTTGCCGATCTTGGCACCGACGGCGGCCTGGATCTCCTTGAGGATCTTCGGGCGCAGCTTGACATTGCCGGGCTTGTACACGCCGTGCACGTTGCCGAACGTCAGGGCCGTGATGTAGCGGCCGTGCTCGCCGGAGCCCAGCGCCTCGACCGTGGCCAAGCCATCCGCCACCGTGGAGTAGAGCTTGTCGTTGATGGCGTTCTCCACACCGTCCTCCTCGCCGCCGACGGCGCCGATCTCCACTTCGAGGATGATGTGGGCCGCGGAGGTGCGGGCCAGCAGCTCGCGGCCGATCCGCAGGTTCTCCTGAAGGGTCTCGGCGGAGCCGTCCCACATGTGGGAGTTGAAGATCGGATCGCGGCCGGCCTTGACCTCGGCCTCGGAAGCCGCCAGCAGCGGCAGCACGAAGCCGTCCAGCTTGTCCTGGGGGCAGTGGTCGGTGTGCAGGGCCACGTTGACGGGGTACTTCTTGGCCACTTCCCGGGCGAACGCGGCGAAGCCCAGGGACCCGGCCACCATGTCCTTCACGCCGGCGCCGGACCAGTACGCCGCGCCGCCGGTGGATACCTGGATGATGCCGTCGGTGCCGGCATCGGCGAAGCCCTGGAGCGTTGCGTTGAGCGTCTGCGAGGACGTCACGTTGACCGCGGGGTAGGCAAATCCGCCACCCTTGGCGCGGTCGATCATTTCGGCATACTTCTCCGGCGTTGCAATGGGCATGAAAAGCTCCTTAGCTTCGGTTTCGTTTTTGGTTCGTTCCCTGCTGGTCAGGGCAATTTTCGCCCTCCGTTCGGTTTTAGCCGAACAGGAACGCTGCTTCGTCGTAGCGTTGGCTGGGGACCAGCTTTGGCCTGTGGGTGGCTTCCTTGATACTCACCGAGATGATGTCTGTCCCCCGCAGGGCGACCATGGCACCCCAGCGCTCTTGCATTGCCAGGTCGACCGCTGCCATGCCCAGGCGGGTGGCCAAGACGCGGTCGTAGGCGCTGGGAACGCCTCCGCGCTGTGCGAATCCAAGCGTTGTGGCGCGGGATTCAATGCCAGTGTGGGCCTCGATCATCGGTGCGAGAATGTCTGCTATTCCGCCAAGTCGGGGTCGCTCGAATGCGTCGAGCCCTTTATGGGAGTGGGCTTCGGCCATGCCTTCGAGCACAAATCCTTCCGCGACAACAATGACGGGAGCTCGTCCCCGGTGCCGGACCGAATTGACCCATTCGCATATCTGGGCGATAGAGCGCGACTGCTCGGGAATCAGGATTGCGTGCGCACCGGCAGCCATGCCGGAATGAAGCGCGATCCAGCCTGCGTTGCGGCCCATGACTTCAACGACCATGCAGCGCTGGTGGGATTCCGCGGTTGTGCGGATACGGTCCACGGCTTCGGTCGCGATTTCTACGGCGGTATTGAAACCAAATGAATAGTCAGTCGCCGCGAGGTCATTGTCAATTGTTTTGGGCACACCCACCACGGGCAATCCAGCCTCCGCGAGTCTCCCGGCAGCCGTGAGGGTCCCCTCTCCCCCGACGGCGAGGATCGCGTCGATACGGTGCTCTTTGATCACGCGTGAGATATTCTCCGGGCCCCCGCCAGGTCCCTCGAATGGGTTGGTTCGGGATGAACCAAGGATGGTGCCGCCCTGCTTGGAGAGGCCCCGAACACTTGCACGGTCAAGCTGCATGAGATCGTCGTTGACGAGTCCTCGCCAACCGTACTTAAATCCCACGCACTCGTTGCCTGGGACGCGGCTGCTCTTGAGTACAGCACCCCGGATAACAGCGTTGAGCCCCGGGCAATCGCCGCCAGAAGTGAGAATTCCAATCTTCATCTGATTCCTTGCGTCTCTGGGTGAAGAGAATGGCGGGGGTGGCGCCCTGATCCGCCGGGCCTCAACCCGTTTCCATTTTGACGAATCCTTGCCAAACCATTGAGTGAGCCGCGAGGCTAGTCGGCTACCTTGCCGGTGGCCTCATACGCGGCGATCTTGCCGATCCGGCGCACGTGGCGCTCGGCGTTGCTGAACGGTTCGGCCAGGAACGCCTCGATCAACGCCGTGGCCTCCTCGACCGAGTGCTGGCGCCCGCCTACGGCCACCAGGTTGGCGTCGTTGTGCTCGCGGGCCAGCTTGGCGGTGTCCAGGTTCCAGGCGAGTGCCGCCCGGGCGCCTTTGACCTTGTTCGCGGAGATCTGCTCGCCGTTGCCCGAGCCGCCCAGCACAATGCCCAGCGCGTCCACGCCGGCGGCCTGGTCGGCCACGACCGCGAGGGCGGCGTTGATGCAGAAGGAGGGGTAGTCGTCCTCGGCGTCGTAGGCGCTGGGTCCGTAGTCCACCATCTCGTAGCCCTTGGCGGTCAGTGCGGTGATGAGGTGGGAGCTGAGCTCCATGCCGGCGTGGTCGGTTGCGATGTGAACGCGCATGTGGGGTCCTTCAAACTTGTTGGGGTGCGGAGTTGCGGGGTGGGTTATGGCTCAGCGGAAGGCGAGTTGGCCTTTGGCGCGCAGCGACTCGATGGCGGCCTCGGGCGAGGGCCGGCCGTAGACGGCCGAGCCGGCAACGAAGACGTTCGCGCCGGCCTCAGCGGCGCGGGTGATGGTTTCCTCCGTGATGCCGCCGTCGACCTGGATGGCCACGTTCGCCCCGGAGCCCTCCACGGCGGCGCGCGCCCGGCGGATCTTGGGCAGCGTCACATCCAGAAAGGACTGGCCGCCGAAGCCCGGCTCCACCGTCATGATCAGCAGCATGTCCAGCTCGGTGAGCATGTCCAGGTACGGCTCCACGGGGGTGGCGGGACGAAGCGCCATGCCTGCCCTCGCACCCCGGGCGCGCAGCTCCCTGGCCAGCTTGATGGGGGCATTGGCGGCCTCGACGTGGAACGTGACGGAGGCCAGGCCGGCGTCGGCGTACAACGGCGCCCAGCGGTCGGCGTCGGCAATCATCAGGTGCGCGTCCAACGGCACGGGACTGACCTTTTGAAGCCGCTCGACGACGGGCAGGCCTATCGTCAGGTTGGGCACGAAGTGGTTGTCCATGACGTCCACGTGCACGGCGTCGGCGTTGGCGATGCGGGCCAGTTCCACCTCAAGGTTGGCGAAGTCGGCCGAGAGGATGCTGGGATTGATGCAGCACTGCAGGGGTGACGTGGGCATGGTATCTGTCTTTCGGTAGTGATCGGGGTTTCTGGACCAGTGCCAGTGGCCTGGTCCTGGAGAAGGCGGGGACCGTCCGTGCCGCACGGGTTGATGCGGCCATTTCCTTGGCCGGGGCCGCTTCCGGGGCTCAATGCCGCCGGGCTGAGGAAGATCATTGGGCTCTTCCTCAGCCCGGGCTGGTGGCGGACGTGGTGGCGGGATTACACAGGGCTTGGTCCTCCGCGAAAATCCCGGCGCCATCCCCTGAGGCATTTGCCCTCCAGCTTTTCGAATGCCGGTTCAAAGCATGGGTAGCCAATGTCGCTGAGAGTGCTCAGTGCGTCAGGCTGGCCTTCCGTACGGTGTGGAGAGCGGCCTCGACGTCGGCCAGGAGTTCCTTCCAGCTTGCGACGAATTTCTCCAGGCCTTCGGATTCCAGAAGGGCAACGACCTCGTTGTAGGAGACGCCGAGGCCTTCGAGGGCCCTGAGCACTGTACTTGACTGATCGTAGGTGCCGGTGATGGTGTCACCGATGACGACACCGTGGTCAAAGGTGGCGTCCAGGGTCTTCTCCGGCATCGTGTTGACGACGTCGGCGGCGACAAGCCCTGTGACGTAAAGGGTGTCAGGATAGGCGGTGTCCTTGACGCCCGTGGAGGCCCACAGGGGCCGCTGCGGGAGCGCGCCGGCCTCCTTCAGGACTGCCCAGCGTTCGGTGGAGAAGAGCTCTTCATAGACTTGGTAAGCGAGCCGGGCATTGGCAACGCCTGCCTTGCCTTTAAGCGCCTTGGCTTCCTGAGTGCCGATGGCGTCCAGGCGCTTGTCGATCTCTGAGTCAACGCGTGAGACGAAGAATGACGCCACCGAGTGGATCTTGGAGAGGTCGTGGCCGTTTTGCTTGGCAATTTTCATACCAGCTTGGAAGGCGTTGATGACCGCACGGTAGCGTTCCAAGGAGAAGATCAAGGTCACGTTGACGCTGATGCCTTCAGCCAAGGTTGCCGTGATCGCCGCGAGCCCTTCAAGCGTTGCGGGGATCTTAATAAGGACGTTGTCCTTATTAACCGCCTTATAGAGCTGCTTGGCTTCGGCGATCGTGCCGTCGGTGTCCCATGCAAGGCGGGGGTCCACCTCGATGGAGACACGGCCATCTACGCCTTTGGTGGCGGCGGCAACGGGAGCGAAAAGGTCACACGCGTCGGCGACGTCGGTGGTGGTGATCTGGAAGATCGTCTCATCGAGGCCGGCGCCTTGTGCGGCCAGTTCAGCGATCTTTCCGTCGTAGTCCGTGCCGGAGGTGATCGCGGCCTGGAAAATGGACGGGTTGGTGGTCACGCCGACGACGTTTTTTTCCTCGATGAGCCTCTGCAGGCTGCCGCTGGAGAGCCGTTCGCGGGAAAGATCGTCCAACCAGATGGACACACCGGCGGCCGAAAGGTCTGCGGTGGGAGTTGCGTTGGTCATGGATTCTTCTTCTTCCTTCAAAAAAGTGGATGGTTGGCAGCTTGCAGCCGGTGCCGCGTGACGTCCGTGGGGGCCTCCGGCGGCGCCGGCTGCAGAGCAGTATTTGTGAGGTTAGTTCACGGCTGCCGCGAGGGATTCTTTGGCTGCGGCCGCGACGGCCTCGGTGGTGATGCCGAATTCCTGGAACAGGCGCTGGTAATCCGCGGACGCGCCGAAGTGCTCCAGCGAGACGGACCGGCCGGCGTCGCCGACAAATTCCTTCCAGCCCAGCGCCAGACCGGCCTCGACGGAGACGCGGGCCTTGACGGCTTCGGGGAGCACGGATTCGCGGTATTCGGCGGGCTGGGCGTGGAACCACTCCACCGACGGCATGGAGACCACGCGGGCGGCAATACCGTCGCCGGCGAGCACCTCGCGGGCCTCCACGGCCAGCTGGACCTCAGAGCCGGTGGCGACCAGGATGACGTCGGCGGTGACCACGGCGCCATCGCGCACTGCCTCGGCCAGCACGTAGCCGCCCTTGGCAACGCCGGCGGCCGAACCGAACTCGGTGGCCGTCGCCGCACCGGTGCCGCGGGCAAACGTGGGGACGTTTTGGCGGGTTAGCACGATTCCCGCCGGGTGGTCTGTGGTTTCCAGGATCTTCTTCCAGGCGGCGGAGACCTCGTTGGCGTCGCCCGGGCGGACCACGTCCAGGCCCGGGATGGCGCGCAGGGTGGCGAGCTGCTCCACGGGCTGGTGGGTGGGGCCGTCCTCGCCCAGGCCGATGGAGTCGTGGGACCACACGTAGATGGACGGGACGCCCATCAACGCGGAGAGGCGGATGGCAGGGCGCTGGTAGTCGCTGAAGATCAGGAAGGTGCCCGAGAACGCCCGGGTGGGCCCGCCCAGGTGGATGCCGTTCACGATCGAGGCCGCGGCGTGCTCGCGGATGCCGAAGTGCAGCACCCGCCCGTACGGGCCCCCGGACCAGGTGCCGGTCTGCTTGGAGGCCGGGACGAACGAGCCATACCCGTCGATGGTGGTGTTGTTGGACCCGGC
This genomic stretch from Arthrobacter dokdonellae harbors:
- the fbaA gene encoding class II fructose-bisphosphate aldolase, encoding MPIATPEKYAEMIDRAKGGGFAYPAVNVTSSQTLNATLQGFADAGTDGIIQVSTGGAAYWSGAGVKDMVAGSLGFAAFAREVAKKYPVNVALHTDHCPQDKLDGFVLPLLAASEAEVKAGRDPIFNSHMWDGSAETLQENLRIGRELLARTSAAHIILEVEIGAVGGEEDGVENAINDKLYSTVADGLATVEALGSGEHGRYITALTFGNVHGVYKPGNVKLRPKILKEIQAAVGAKIGKENPFDLVFHGGSGSSAQEIADAVSYGVIKMNIDTDTQYAYTRPVAGHMFANYDGVLKVDGDVGNKKTYDPRVWGAAAEKGLAARVVEAAQQLGSAGKTIK
- a CDS encoding 6-phosphofructokinase — its product is MKIGILTSGGDCPGLNAVIRGAVLKSSRVPGNECVGFKYGWRGLVNDDLMQLDRASVRGLSKQGGTILGSSRTNPFEGPGGGPENISRVIKEHRIDAILAVGGEGTLTAAGRLAEAGLPVVGVPKTIDNDLAATDYSFGFNTAVEIATEAVDRIRTTAESHQRCMVVEVMGRNAGWIALHSGMAAGAHAILIPEQSRSIAQICEWVNSVRHRGRAPVIVVAEGFVLEGMAEAHSHKGLDAFERPRLGGIADILAPMIEAHTGIESRATTLGFAQRGGVPSAYDRVLATRLGMAAVDLAMQERWGAMVALRGTDIISVSIKEATHRPKLVPSQRYDEAAFLFG
- a CDS encoding ribose-5-phosphate isomerase, which encodes MRVHIATDHAGMELSSHLITALTAKGYEMVDYGPSAYDAEDDYPSFCINAALAVVADQAAGVDALGIVLGGSGNGEQISANKVKGARAALAWNLDTAKLAREHNDANLVAVGGRQHSVEEATALIEAFLAEPFSNAERHVRRIGKIAAYEATGKVAD
- the rpe gene encoding ribulose-phosphate 3-epimerase yields the protein MPTSPLQCCINPSILSADFANLEVELARIANADAVHVDVMDNHFVPNLTIGLPVVERLQKVSPVPLDAHLMIADADRWAPLYADAGLASVTFHVEAANAPIKLARELRARGARAGMALRPATPVEPYLDMLTELDMLLIMTVEPGFGGQSFLDVTLPKIRRARAAVEGSGANVAIQVDGGITEETITRAAEAGANVFVAGSAVYGRPSPEAAIESLRAKGQLAFR
- the tal gene encoding transaldolase translates to MTNATPTADLSAAGVSIWLDDLSRERLSSGSLQRLIEEKNVVGVTTNPSIFQAAITSGTDYDGKIAELAAQGAGLDETIFQITTTDVADACDLFAPVAAATKGVDGRVSIEVDPRLAWDTDGTIAEAKQLYKAVNKDNVLIKIPATLEGLAAITATLAEGISVNVTLIFSLERYRAVINAFQAGMKIAKQNGHDLSKIHSVASFFVSRVDSEIDKRLDAIGTQEAKALKGKAGVANARLAYQVYEELFSTERWAVLKEAGALPQRPLWASTGVKDTAYPDTLYVTGLVAADVVNTMPEKTLDATFDHGVVIGDTITGTYDQSSTVLRALEGLGVSYNEVVALLESEGLEKFVASWKELLADVEAALHTVRKASLTH